A window of the Bradyrhizobium diazoefficiens genome harbors these coding sequences:
- a CDS encoding ATP-dependent DNA helicase has translation MTNFSPHQDAALKAVGDWLKAKPGRNGTPPIFRLFGFAGTGKTTLARHIADGVDGEVKFAAFTGKAALVMRNKGCDDASTIHSLIYRARESGEEQPSFELWDDAPASKAKLIVIDECSMVDAELGRDLMSFDCPLLVLGDPAQLPPIQGGGFFTNTEPDAMLTEVHRQAQDDPIVRMSMDVREGRELDIGRYGESEVVSRKELDPDRVMAADQVLVGRNNTRRAYNMRVRQRQNIEDVFPVAGDKLVCLRNNRKKGLFNGGLWRVKSRNTSRSKSRILSMRLSPDEDLGHKVTKVSVRADCFEGGVEAIAWEQRKPYDEFDYGYVLTVHKSQGSQWDDVVLFDESFAFQESRARWLYTGITRAAKRLSIVV, from the coding sequence ATGACCAATTTCTCACCGCATCAGGATGCCGCCCTCAAGGCCGTCGGCGACTGGCTGAAGGCCAAACCCGGCCGCAACGGCACGCCGCCGATTTTCCGCCTGTTCGGCTTTGCCGGCACCGGCAAGACCACGCTGGCGCGGCACATCGCCGACGGCGTCGACGGCGAGGTGAAGTTTGCCGCCTTCACCGGCAAGGCAGCGCTGGTGATGCGCAACAAGGGTTGCGACGACGCCTCCACCATCCACTCGCTGATCTACCGCGCCCGCGAATCCGGCGAGGAGCAGCCGAGCTTCGAGCTGTGGGACGACGCGCCGGCGTCCAAGGCCAAGCTGATCGTGATCGACGAATGCTCGATGGTCGACGCCGAACTTGGCCGCGACCTGATGTCGTTCGATTGTCCGCTGCTGGTGCTCGGCGACCCCGCCCAGCTGCCGCCGATCCAGGGCGGCGGCTTCTTCACCAATACCGAGCCCGATGCGATGCTGACCGAAGTGCATCGCCAGGCCCAGGACGATCCGATCGTGCGGATGTCGATGGACGTCCGCGAGGGCCGCGAGCTCGACATCGGCCGCTACGGCGAGAGCGAGGTGGTGTCGCGGAAAGAGCTCGATCCCGATCGCGTCATGGCCGCCGACCAGGTTCTGGTCGGCCGCAACAACACGCGACGCGCGTACAACATGCGGGTGCGGCAGCGCCAGAACATCGAGGATGTCTTTCCGGTCGCCGGCGACAAGCTGGTCTGCCTGCGCAACAACCGCAAGAAGGGCCTGTTCAACGGCGGCCTCTGGCGCGTGAAGTCGCGCAACACCTCGCGGTCGAAATCGCGCATCCTCAGCATGCGGCTGTCGCCTGACGAGGATCTTGGCCACAAGGTGACGAAGGTCTCCGTGCGCGCCGATTGCTTCGAGGGCGGCGTCGAGGCGATCGCCTGGGAGCAGCGCAAGCCCTATGACGAGTTCGACTACGGCTACGTGCTGACCGTACACAAGTCGCAGGGCTCGCAATGGGACGACGTCGTGCTGTTCGACGAGAGCTTTGCGTTTCAGGAGAGCCGGGCGCGGTGGCTGTATACGGGCATCACGCGCGCGGCGAAGCGGTTGAGTATTGTGGTGTGA
- a CDS encoding helix-turn-helix domain-containing protein — MGLAAIDLGFRGAASGVFLLITLVTLQRRVTNQNALLGIAMCAGGMFYAIVTAPFFPKASWWWTMPIVSSLAAVFWLWARAAFDDDFVLRRWHGALWLAIVAWGFAVSLSWPQWPALAKSGGKVLSLVVLGLALAAALQTVKTWRVDLVMRRRRLRLAVLAINVVTIGLVAVAAFADIAVAAPGASGSLPTALSLFVVSMLVALGVLSPPAVTVNDATAAIASGEAGRPVPVADRAAAGKVAVDPVLLRRLDHLMTVERTYRQEGLAIGALAARLDVPEHRLRQAINEGLGYRNFNAFLNRYRIEDAKLALSDVTQREVPVLTIAMDAGFQSIGPFNRAFKAETGVTPTEFRREALSRPETDRDIEISQPRREIG; from the coding sequence ATGGGACTCGCGGCCATCGATCTCGGCTTTCGCGGGGCAGCGAGCGGCGTGTTCCTGCTGATCACTCTCGTGACGCTGCAGCGTCGTGTCACCAATCAGAACGCTTTGCTGGGCATCGCCATGTGCGCCGGAGGCATGTTCTATGCGATCGTGACCGCGCCGTTCTTTCCCAAAGCGTCCTGGTGGTGGACGATGCCGATTGTGTCCTCGCTCGCGGCCGTATTCTGGTTGTGGGCGCGTGCAGCGTTCGATGACGATTTTGTGCTACGGCGCTGGCACGGCGCCCTCTGGCTGGCCATCGTTGCCTGGGGATTTGCAGTGTCGCTCAGTTGGCCGCAATGGCCCGCTTTGGCCAAGTCCGGCGGCAAGGTCCTGTCATTGGTCGTCCTGGGGCTCGCGCTGGCCGCCGCGCTCCAGACGGTCAAGACCTGGCGCGTGGATCTGGTGATGCGGCGGCGCCGGCTGCGGTTGGCGGTGCTCGCCATCAATGTCGTGACCATCGGACTCGTCGCCGTCGCGGCGTTCGCCGATATTGCTGTTGCGGCGCCCGGCGCCTCCGGCAGTCTGCCGACCGCGCTCAGCCTGTTCGTGGTGTCGATGCTCGTGGCCCTTGGCGTACTCAGTCCGCCGGCGGTGACCGTCAACGACGCCACGGCCGCGATCGCATCCGGCGAGGCGGGGAGGCCAGTCCCTGTGGCCGATCGCGCCGCAGCGGGGAAGGTCGCAGTCGATCCCGTCCTGCTGCGGCGTCTCGACCATCTGATGACCGTGGAGCGAACCTACCGGCAGGAAGGTCTCGCGATCGGCGCGCTCGCCGCGCGGCTCGACGTTCCCGAGCACCGGCTGCGTCAGGCCATCAACGAAGGGCTGGGCTATCGGAACTTCAACGCGTTCCTCAACCGCTACCGCATCGAGGATGCCAAGCTCGCGCTGTCCGACGTGACGCAACGGGAGGTGCCGGTGCTGACCATTGCCATGGATGCCGGCTTCCAGTCGATCGGCCCTTTCAACCGCGCCTTCAAGGCCGAGACCGGCGTCACCCCGACCGAATTCCGGCGCGAGGCGCTGAGCCGGCCGGAAACCGACCGCGATATCGAGATCAGCCAGCCGCGCCGAGAAATCGGCTAG